The sequence TCTTGAACTGCTCGCTGCGGCCAAAGTGCATAAAGATGTTGCCGTTGTCGTACGTCGTTGCCACCCTCATGGTGCCGACCTCCTTTGCTGGCCATGCGGCCGTCGTCGAGGCGATGGGGGAGTACGCGATATTGCCGCCCTCGATGACGAGCGCTCGTCCGTTGACCAGCGCATCGGCCACCTTGCGATGCGCGCGGCTGCAAATGGCCGCCACCGTTGCACGGGCGATGCCCATCTGCTGGGCGACCGCCTCTTGGTTGAGACCTTCCAGGTCGCACAGGCGCAGCACCTCAAGCTCGTCGACGGTCATGTCGATGGCATCACCGCTGGCCAGGCCATCGGGGGTGAAGCCGCGGTATTCGGGGATGATCCCGACGCGGCGCAGTTTTTCGCGTCTTCCTGCCATGCACACTCCTTATCTGACATATGTCAACAATAGGATAACGCGTTAGTCGTTGGGCGCAAGGCATTTCTGGCATATGTCAGAAAAAGGCTAAGATGCCTCGTTGCCGCTTGCGGAGCCGCGCTGCCGTGCATTGCGTGTGCCGGACTAAGTGTCCAATTCGACACTCGCGCGCCTGGGCTACAATAAATCTCGCTTATAGGCGACTGACAGGAGGGTCAATGAGCAAAGCTGATCAGCAGTTTGTAACCATGTGCCGCGATATCTTGGATCATGGCACCACCACCGAGGGCCAAAAGGTCCGTCCGGTGTGGGAGGACGGCACCCCTGCCTATACCATTAAAAACTTTGGTGTCACGGCGCGCTATGATCTGCGCGAGGAGTTCCCCGCGCTCACCCT is a genomic window of Collinsella aerofaciens containing:
- a CDS encoding DUF134 domain-containing protein codes for the protein MAGRREKLRRVGIIPEYRGFTPDGLASGDAIDMTVDELEVLRLCDLEGLNQEAVAQQMGIARATVAAICSRAHRKVADALVNGRALVIEGGNIAYSPIASTTAAWPAKEVGTMRVATTYDNGNIFMHFGRSEQFKIYDIQDGKVLNEQVVGTGGTGHGALAGLLANGGVDTLICGGIGGGAINALAQAGITVYAGAQGSCDACVEALIAGTLAQNGEATCGCHGHDHGHAHEHGESCSCHDHHEHEGHEGCGCH